The Deinococcus koreensis genome window below encodes:
- a CDS encoding GNAT family N-acetyltransferase — translation MHHDLSFSDGDLTLSPLTEADIGPLMALAGAHREEYARMGSFPYLRAYYTGALEAPDQMAFVKRVGGEYAGATRYMEMRPAHRRLEIGATWLAPAFMRSAVNRAVKRLLLAHAFEVQGMLRVEIKTDILNTRSQRAIEGLGAVREGVMRQHMPRPDGTQRDTVMYSVIAAEWPAVRARLSPAPAARTG, via the coding sequence ATGCACCACGACCTCAGCTTCTCGGACGGCGACCTGACACTGAGCCCGCTGACCGAAGCGGACATCGGGCCGCTGATGGCGCTGGCCGGCGCCCACCGGGAGGAGTACGCCCGAATGGGCAGCTTTCCGTACCTGCGGGCTTACTACACGGGCGCGCTGGAGGCCCCGGATCAGATGGCCTTCGTGAAGCGCGTGGGCGGGGAGTACGCCGGGGCGACCCGCTACATGGAGATGCGGCCCGCTCACCGCCGCCTGGAGATTGGCGCGACCTGGCTGGCACCGGCGTTCATGCGCTCGGCCGTGAACCGCGCCGTCAAGCGGCTGCTGCTCGCCCACGCCTTCGAGGTTCAGGGGATGCTGCGCGTGGAAATCAAGACCGACATCCTCAACACCCGCTCCCAGCGCGCCATCGAGGGCCTGGGCGCGGTGCGTGAAGGGGTGATGCGCCAGCACATGCCCCGCCCCGACGGCACCCAGCGCGACACGGTGATGTACTCGGTGATCGCCGCCGAGTGGCCCGCCGTCAGGGCGCGGCTCAGTCCTGCTCCAGCAGCCCGTACGGGTTGA
- a CDS encoding menaquinone biosynthetic enzyme MqnA/MqnD family protein, whose translation MTYRAGWIHFTNVAPILDSLILPPGVSAMTGVPTEMNEALLSGRVDIANISAVEFIRNAGTLEALPDFSVSVLGPVYSVNLFHTRPLEGLRRVALTSQSAMSVALLEVILRERGLSPTLERAEGDAETLLAQGYDGVLRIGDSALREWYGVVGPLTPDTTMTSLPHAGRGITVTDLAESWFELTGHPFVFAVWAYHKGNPPPPGLIGAMRTARRDGLGHLADVAQRHSRRLGLPVRVVQHYLWNFRYHLEAPDRLGLREFAAKAVPGHAELKFGPRPGDAVTSREPV comes from the coding sequence ATGACCTACCGCGCCGGCTGGATCCACTTCACCAACGTCGCGCCGATTCTGGATTCGCTGATCCTGCCGCCGGGCGTGAGCGCCATGACCGGCGTGCCCACCGAGATGAACGAGGCGCTGCTGTCGGGGCGGGTGGATATCGCCAATATCAGCGCGGTCGAGTTCATCCGGAACGCCGGCACGCTGGAGGCGCTGCCGGACTTCAGCGTCTCGGTGCTGGGGCCGGTGTATTCGGTGAACCTCTTCCACACCCGGCCGCTGGAGGGGCTGCGGCGCGTCGCGCTGACCAGCCAGTCGGCCATGAGCGTGGCGCTGCTGGAGGTGATCCTGCGGGAGCGCGGCCTCTCCCCCACCCTGGAACGCGCCGAGGGCGACGCGGAGACGCTGCTCGCGCAGGGCTACGACGGCGTGCTGCGGATCGGGGACTCGGCGCTGCGCGAGTGGTACGGGGTGGTGGGGCCGCTGACCCCGGACACCACCATGACCTCTCTGCCGCACGCGGGCCGGGGCATCACGGTCACGGATCTGGCCGAGAGCTGGTTCGAGCTGACCGGGCACCCCTTCGTGTTCGCCGTGTGGGCGTACCACAAGGGCAACCCGCCGCCGCCAGGGCTGATAGGGGCCATGCGGACCGCGCGCCGGGACGGGCTGGGGCACCTGGCCGACGTGGCCCAGCGGCACTCGCGCCGGCTGGGGCTGCCCGTACGGGTCGTGCAGCACTACCTGTGGAACTTCCGCTACCACCTGGAGGCGCCGGATCGCCTGGGCCTGCGCGAGTTCGCGGCGAAGGCGGTGCCCGGCCACGCGGAGCTGAAGTTCGGGCCGAGGCCGGGCGACGCCGTGACTTCAAGAGAACCGGTGTAG
- a CDS encoding maltose ABC transporter substrate-binding protein, producing the protein MKRAVTVLSALLISQASAATLTLWTHFEPAGEIAWVKAQAAAFEKATGNKVVVVSVPFGQITEKFIQSAPKGQGPDLIATQPHDRLGQMAAAGVIEPMDRYITSKADLDKTALNAFTYRGKLFGVPLFAESVALVYNKKLVPSAPTTWEQFLKIAQANTGNGKFGFLSQLDEPYRSYGFVSAYGGYVFKNNAGTLDTKDIGLDNAGTARALGFLNDLRYKYNLVPEGVDGGAAKSAFVDGRLAMLLTGPWDMGDIKKAGIEYGITTFPTPPGASSKWSPFVGVQGLLVNAYSKNKAAAVQLARQMTSADAQVAFNQAGGRIPTSLAARARLKADAVVSGFGKAISAGTPMPNIPEMGAVWGPWGAATAQGVQKAGQPYDQLLKKAVSEISSNIK; encoded by the coding sequence ATGAAAAGAGCAGTGACCGTCCTGTCCGCCCTGCTGATCAGCCAGGCCAGCGCCGCCACCCTGACCCTCTGGACGCACTTCGAGCCGGCCGGCGAGATCGCCTGGGTCAAGGCTCAGGCCGCCGCCTTCGAGAAGGCGACCGGCAACAAGGTGGTCGTGGTGAGCGTGCCCTTCGGACAGATCACCGAGAAATTCATCCAGAGCGCGCCCAAGGGCCAGGGCCCGGATCTGATCGCCACCCAGCCCCACGACCGCCTGGGCCAGATGGCGGCTGCCGGCGTGATCGAGCCCATGGACCGGTACATCACCTCCAAGGCCGACCTGGACAAAACGGCCCTGAACGCCTTCACCTACCGCGGCAAACTGTTCGGCGTGCCGCTGTTCGCCGAGTCCGTGGCGCTGGTCTACAACAAGAAGCTCGTGCCCAGCGCGCCCACCACCTGGGAGCAGTTCCTGAAGATCGCCCAGGCGAACACCGGCAACGGCAAGTTCGGCTTCCTCTCGCAGCTCGACGAGCCCTACCGTTCCTACGGCTTCGTCAGCGCCTACGGCGGCTACGTGTTCAAGAACAACGCCGGCACGCTGGACACCAAGGACATCGGCCTGGACAACGCCGGCACCGCCAGGGCGCTGGGCTTCCTGAACGACCTGCGCTACAAGTACAACCTGGTGCCCGAGGGCGTGGACGGCGGCGCCGCCAAGAGCGCGTTCGTGGACGGCCGCCTGGCGATGCTGCTCACCGGCCCCTGGGACATGGGCGACATCAAGAAGGCCGGGATCGAGTACGGCATCACGACCTTCCCGACCCCTCCCGGCGCGAGCAGCAAGTGGAGCCCGTTCGTCGGCGTGCAGGGCCTGCTGGTCAACGCCTACTCCAAGAACAAGGCGGCCGCCGTGCAGCTGGCCCGCCAGATGACCTCCGCCGACGCCCAGGTGGCGTTCAACCAGGCCGGCGGACGGATTCCCACCAGCCTCGCGGCACGCGCCCGCCTGAAGGCCGACGCGGTGGTGTCGGGCTTCGGCAAGGCGATCAGCGCCGGCACCCCGATGCCGAACATTCCCGAGATGGGCGCCGTGTGGGGCCCCTGGGGCGCCGCCACCGCGCAGGGCGTGCAGAAGGCGGGGCAGCCCTACGACCAGCTGCTCAAGAAGGCCGTCAGCGAGATCTCCAGCAACATCAAATAA
- a CDS encoding M16 family metallopeptidase has protein sequence MPDVFSPAVAVPQRFDLPGGLTLLLDPDPDAQTVAAGYFVRTGARDELPGEMGVSHFIEHLLFKGSEELSAAQLGERLDDLGGHSNAFTSEEATVYHAASLPEQTGELLSTLTELMRPALREADIEPERGVILEEIAMYADQPAVRVAEELHADYWGDHPLGYRILGTTRTVGALSPGALRRNHRERYGAGRVTLVVTGAFDPQRILAWAQEHLAGWPVSPPPPPALPAIPAHPARLRLIPDESLSRVQVATAAPGLPITHPLREAAAVLADLIGGDSGALYWALVDTGLADSADLSHLDYHDTGLFEGGFSCDPERAQTVLDRYRQVLRDAAGLITEASVRRAARKHAVNLLLRADTPQDRLFTLGMEYLASGRVITVPELVERFARLTPDDVRDVLALCPLDRLTVVALGPLDSLN, from the coding sequence ATGCCTGACGTGTTTTCCCCGGCTGTGGCCGTGCCCCAGCGCTTTGACCTGCCCGGCGGCCTGACCCTGCTGCTCGACCCCGATCCGGACGCCCAGACGGTCGCCGCCGGCTACTTCGTGCGAACCGGCGCCCGCGACGAGCTGCCCGGCGAGATGGGGGTCAGCCATTTCATCGAGCACCTGCTGTTCAAGGGCTCGGAAGAGCTGTCGGCCGCGCAGCTGGGCGAGCGCCTGGACGACCTGGGCGGGCACTCCAACGCCTTTACCAGTGAGGAGGCCACGGTCTACCACGCGGCCAGCCTGCCCGAGCAGACGGGCGAACTCCTCTCGACCCTGACCGAGCTGATGCGCCCGGCCCTGCGCGAGGCCGATATCGAGCCCGAACGCGGCGTGATCCTGGAGGAAATCGCCATGTACGCCGATCAGCCCGCCGTGCGCGTGGCGGAGGAGCTGCACGCCGACTACTGGGGCGATCACCCGCTGGGCTACCGGATTCTGGGCACCACCCGCACGGTCGGCGCCCTGAGCCCGGGGGCGCTGCGCCGTAACCACCGCGAGCGCTATGGCGCGGGCCGGGTCACCCTGGTGGTCACGGGCGCCTTCGACCCGCAGCGCATCCTGGCCTGGGCCCAGGAGCACCTGGCGGGCTGGCCGGTCTCCCCGCCGCCCCCGCCCGCGCTGCCGGCCATTCCCGCCCACCCCGCCCGCCTGCGCCTGATCCCCGACGAGAGCCTGAGCCGCGTGCAGGTCGCCACGGCCGCGCCGGGACTGCCCATCACCCACCCGCTGCGCGAGGCGGCGGCCGTGCTGGCCGACCTGATCGGCGGCGACAGCGGGGCGCTCTACTGGGCGCTGGTGGACACCGGGCTGGCCGACTCCGCCGACCTGAGCCACCTGGACTACCACGACACCGGCCTTTTCGAGGGCGGCTTCTCCTGCGACCCCGAGCGGGCTCAGACAGTGCTGGACCGCTACCGTCAGGTGCTCCGGGACGCGGCGGGCCTGATTACCGAGGCCAGCGTGCGCCGCGCGGCCCGCAAGCACGCCGTGAACCTGCTGCTGCGCGCCGACACCCCGCAGGATCGGCTGTTCACCCTGGGCATGGAATACCTCGCCAGCGGGCGGGTGATCACGGTGCCCGAACTCGTGGAACGCTTCGCCCGCCTGACCCCGGACGACGTGCGGGACGTGCTGGCCCTGTGCCCGCTGGATAGATTGACCGTGGTGGCGCTGGGGCCGCTCGACAGCCTGAACTGA
- a CDS encoding nuclear transport factor 2 family protein: MPGASSGPPAADDVMTDLDTVLMLDDMWNAAYHHRDPGRMAGVLADDWMAFFPDGTVIFRGDLLDGMTRNPPATLVFERHASRVYGDTAVTRGTLYAGGVRVQSFLRVFARRGGTWQAVSVQVVP; the protein is encoded by the coding sequence CGGGCCGCCGGCCGCCGACGACGTCATGACCGATCTCGACACCGTGCTGATGCTGGACGACATGTGGAACGCCGCCTATCACCACCGCGACCCCGGGCGCATGGCGGGCGTGCTGGCCGACGACTGGATGGCCTTTTTCCCGGACGGCACGGTGATCTTCCGGGGCGACCTGCTCGACGGCATGACCCGCAACCCGCCCGCCACCCTGGTCTTCGAGCGCCACGCCTCGCGCGTGTACGGCGATACGGCAGTTACGCGCGGCACGCTGTATGCCGGCGGCGTGCGCGTCCAGAGCTTCCTGCGCGTCTTCGCCCGGCGAGGGGGAACGTGGCAGGCCGTGAGCGTGCAGGTGGTGCCGTGA
- a CDS encoding aldose epimerase family protein has translation MGTPTGRASRRHWGHAPTGEALHLFTLTLPDGVQATLTDVGATLVSLLVPDRHGALGDVVLGHDRPEAYLDRARSPYFGATIGRVANRIAGGRFTLDGRAYQVPTNDGPNALHGGLHGFDRRLWHGETGHGETVHSEAGTDPRGPSVTFSRLSPDGEEGFPGSLRVEVTYTLTPDHALHVQYRAQTDVPTVVNLTNHSYWNLTGDPAHGVLGHELTVQAGSFLPVRPGGLPTGEVRPVNATPFDFRTPHTLGLRIRDEHEQLRVVGGYDHTLVLAGGVPGGGPQLREVATLYDPSTGRALTLSTTEPGLQLYSGNFLDGSVTGKYGQTYARHAAVCLETQHFPDSPNQPSFPSLRLEPGQVLRSHTVHAFSARQSG, from the coding sequence ATGGGCACCCCGACTGGCCGGGCGTCGCGCCGCCACTGGGGCCACGCGCCCACGGGCGAGGCGCTGCATCTGTTCACCCTCACCCTGCCGGACGGCGTGCAGGCCACCCTGACCGACGTGGGCGCCACGCTGGTCAGCCTGCTGGTTCCGGATCGTCACGGCGCGCTGGGCGACGTGGTGCTGGGCCACGACCGGCCCGAGGCCTATCTCGACCGCGCCCGCTCGCCGTACTTCGGGGCCACCATCGGGCGCGTGGCCAACCGGATCGCGGGGGGCCGCTTCACGCTGGACGGCCGGGCCTATCAGGTGCCCACGAACGATGGCCCGAACGCCCTGCACGGCGGCCTGCACGGCTTCGACCGGCGGCTGTGGCATGGCGAGACCGGGCACGGCGAGACAGTGCACAGTGAGGCCGGCACCGATCCGCGCGGCCCCAGCGTGACCTTCTCGCGCCTGAGCCCCGACGGTGAGGAAGGTTTTCCGGGCAGCCTGCGGGTCGAGGTCACCTACACCCTGACCCCGGATCACGCCCTGCACGTCCAGTACCGCGCACAGACGGACGTTCCCACGGTGGTGAACCTGACCAACCACTCGTACTGGAACCTGACCGGCGACCCGGCCCACGGGGTGCTGGGCCATGAGTTGACCGTGCAGGCCGGGAGCTTCCTGCCCGTGCGCCCCGGCGGTCTGCCGACCGGCGAGGTGCGCCCGGTCAACGCCACTCCCTTCGACTTCCGTACCCCCCATACCCTGGGGCTGCGGATCCGCGACGAGCACGAGCAGTTGCGGGTGGTGGGCGGCTACGACCACACCCTCGTCCTGGCGGGCGGCGTGCCCGGTGGTGGCCCGCAGCTGCGCGAGGTCGCCACGCTCTACGATCCCTCTACCGGCAGGGCGCTGACCCTGAGCACCACGGAGCCGGGCCTGCAGCTCTACAGCGGCAACTTTCTGGACGGCAGCGTGACCGGCAAGTACGGGCAGACCTACGCCCGTCACGCCGCCGTCTGCCTGGAGACCCAGCATTTCCCGGATTCGCCCAACCAGCCGTCCTTCCCCTCTCTCCGCCTGGAGCCGGGGCAGGTTCTCCGCTCGCACACCGTCCACGCCTTCAGCGCCCGCCAGAGCGGCTGA
- a CDS encoding M23 family metallopeptidase — protein MRRGLGALLVLALLAGAAYLLWPMIRNAQRYAALLAAPTPTARSLPNPLPGTRFVDTWGGARSQGRRHEGVDIFAKRNTPIRATTRGIVLNVGPNTLGGRTVMILGPGGQRHYYAHLERYPALRRGDWVEAGDVVGYVGDSGNARGTPPHLHYGIYAAGGAINPYGLLEQD, from the coding sequence ATGAGACGGGGACTCGGCGCACTGCTCGTGCTGGCACTCCTGGCCGGCGCGGCGTACCTGCTGTGGCCGATGATCAGGAACGCCCAGCGCTACGCCGCGCTGCTTGCGGCGCCCACTCCCACCGCGCGCAGCCTGCCCAATCCGCTGCCGGGCACGCGCTTCGTGGACACCTGGGGCGGCGCCCGCAGCCAGGGCCGCCGGCACGAGGGCGTGGACATCTTCGCCAAGCGGAACACACCCATCCGCGCCACCACGCGCGGCATCGTGCTGAACGTCGGGCCGAACACGCTGGGGGGCCGCACGGTGATGATCCTGGGGCCGGGCGGGCAGCGGCACTATTACGCGCATCTGGAGCGCTACCCCGCACTCAGGCGGGGCGACTGGGTGGAGGCCGGCGACGTGGTGGGCTACGTGGGCGACAGCGGCAACGCACGCGGCACGCCGCCGCACCTGCACTACGGCATCTACGCGGCTGGCGGGGCCATCAACCCGTACGGGCTGCTGGAGCAGGACTGA
- a CDS encoding M16 family metallopeptidase codes for MRLAFERRHTPGFAFDLRLPVGSAHDPVGQEGAGGLLEEWLFKGAGGRSARELQDAFDDLGVRRGGGVGLEATRLSVSGLADDLRPALALIADVLIRPTLPEAELPVLLDLARQDLEALQDSPTDLLAVCARSAAFPRPAGSRFAGHAHPASGTPQGLAALDAGGLRAHLQRYGQSGSVLGLVADMEPEQAHDLVLGVLGELRFGEDAPVPAHFQAGARAHVPEPEAEQTHLSLTAPGVAPTHPDWLPWQIALGALSGGSASRLFQAVREERGLAYAVSASPVILGAQGFLTVYSGSTPARAPETLEVLLAELARLPQGLSAAEFERARAGLNASVTFGAEGLRGRAGGLTRDVALFGRVRPLSGLRESLARLTLDDVNTFLHGYDPIRGLSVVTLGPQELPHA; via the coding sequence ATGAGACTGGCCTTCGAACGCCGCCACACGCCCGGCTTCGCCTTCGATCTGCGCCTGCCGGTGGGCAGTGCCCACGATCCGGTCGGCCAGGAAGGCGCCGGGGGGCTGCTGGAGGAGTGGCTGTTCAAGGGGGCGGGGGGCCGGAGCGCCCGCGAACTGCAGGACGCCTTCGATGATCTGGGCGTGCGGCGGGGCGGTGGCGTGGGCCTGGAGGCCACCCGCCTGAGTGTCAGTGGGCTCGCGGACGACCTGCGCCCGGCCCTGGCGCTGATCGCGGACGTCCTGATCCGCCCGACGCTGCCGGAGGCCGAGCTGCCGGTGCTGCTGGATCTGGCCCGGCAGGATCTGGAAGCGCTGCAGGACAGTCCCACCGATCTGCTGGCGGTGTGTGCCCGCAGCGCGGCCTTTCCGCGCCCGGCCGGCTCCCGCTTCGCCGGCCACGCCCACCCGGCCAGCGGCACGCCGCAGGGGCTGGCCGCGCTGGATGCCGGGGGCCTGCGTGCCCACCTGCAGCGCTACGGTCAGAGCGGCAGTGTGCTGGGGCTGGTGGCAGACATGGAGCCCGAACAGGCACACGACCTGGTTCTGGGCGTGCTCGGGGAGCTGCGGTTCGGCGAGGACGCGCCTGTCCCGGCCCACTTCCAGGCCGGGGCCCGCGCCCACGTGCCCGAGCCGGAGGCCGAGCAGACCCACCTGAGCCTGACCGCGCCGGGGGTGGCGCCCACCCATCCGGACTGGCTGCCCTGGCAGATCGCGCTGGGGGCCCTGTCGGGCGGCAGCGCCAGCCGGCTGTTCCAGGCGGTGCGCGAGGAACGGGGTCTGGCCTACGCGGTCAGCGCCTCGCCGGTCATCCTGGGTGCTCAGGGCTTCCTGACGGTCTATTCCGGCAGCACGCCCGCCCGCGCCCCGGAAACGCTGGAGGTGCTGCTCGCGGAACTCGCGCGGCTGCCCCAGGGCCTGAGCGCGGCCGAGTTCGAGCGTGCCCGCGCGGGCCTGAACGCCAGCGTGACCTTCGGCGCCGAGGGCCTGCGCGGCCGGGCCGGGGGGCTCACGCGCGACGTGGCCCTGTTCGGCCGGGTGCGTCCGTTGTCCGGGCTGCGCGAGTCCCTGGCCCGCCTCACGCTGGACGACGTGAACACCTTTCTGCACGGTTACGATCCCATCCGTGGCCTGAGCGTCGTGACCCTCGGCCCCCAGGAGCTTCCCCATGCCTGA